Within Solea solea chromosome 1, fSolSol10.1, whole genome shotgun sequence, the genomic segment CAttgggtcatttgagtttgaaaactgatttgttttctcttctctataatattgtaaaatcTTGACATGAATGTGTGATTTGTGACACGAGTTCTCTCCTCCTCTACAGGCACTTTACCAGCTTTACTTCGATCCAGACATGGAACGCAAGAACTTGGCCCAGAAGTGGCTAACCCAAGCCCAAGGCTCTGCACAGGCATGGCAGTTCTGCTGGGCCCTGCTCAGTCCAGACAAGGTCTGACTCTGTTAGTTTGTTCTACAGTTTGCACTCCTCTGTCATAAACTGTGTTTCTCAACCATTTTATTTGGGAAGATCAATAACTTGAATTAAGTAAGCCAGACATAGCTatttcatttgttaaaaaaCCTTCATAGCGTGagattgtgtctttttttttttagcttccaGAGGTGCAGTTTTTTGGTGCCAGTACCCTTCACACCAAGATCTCCCGTCACTGGAGCGACCTCCCCACAGACCAGCATGAGAGCCTCAGGACTCAGCTCCTTTCCCACATCTTGCACTTCTCCTCGGGGCCCAAAATGGTGCTGACTCGCCTGTGTGTATCGCTGGCTTCCATGGCTCTTAATTTAATCCCCCAGGCTTGGTCCCGGCCAGTGGCAGACATGGTGAGGGCATTCCAACCGCAGAAACCTGCGTCTGAAGGTGGCTCTGATGCGGACCCCTCTCCTGACCCGCATACACACTGCCTGGCGCTGCTGGAGCTCCTCAGCGTTCTTCCAGAGGAGTTCCAGAGCAGCCGCCTGGCTCAGGCTCGCCGCTCACAGCTGAGAGAGGCCCTGACTGCCGAGTGGACGGTGGTGTGTCCAATGCTGCGTCAGCTCCTTCAAAGCCAGGACTCATCGGACCAGGTGAAGGATAAGGTTCTGCGCTGCCTGTCGAGCTGGGTGGGCCTGGACGTGCCTTTGGGAGAGAGTCATGAACTAGTCCAGGACTGTTTCATGGCACTGTCCAATCCAGAGCTGTTTGACACAGCTGTGGAGACAATAGTGAATGCCATCTCACAGCCTGACTGCCAAAGGTGAGATACTATATGTGGTGTCATCTGCTCAAAAGTATGACTGGATGCAAATGTTATCCCGATAAAAATGTTGGTGTTAAATTATGTTCAAAATCACGATACATaggagtggacaccagtgtcaGTTGGTGTCAGTTAGCTGACAGTGCACCGGTCAAGGCTTTATTTTGCAACTGGAGgactatgtccactttttatatactaTCTATGGTCATAATGAGGGCAAGACaatatgatgacatcatgataGGCATCTTCAAATTAGTAGATATCTATAATCATTGTGATAAATGTAAGTGTGAAAGTGCAAGAAAACGGTTAATTGTGGTTCTATAGAcatgaatataaaacaacaaacacttgttaaacagagaacatctggtgtttttttaaacaatagcTATATACTCGTATGTATTCTATGTCTTATGGTATGCTTGCACAATGCATAACCATTATATTTAAAGACTGAATATTGAAGCTTTCTTATATTGCTATTGAAGAAAATGATATTACAGTATATGTTGGTACTGAATTATAAACCAGTCCTGGTCTTAACGCGTGTGTTGCAGGTATGTGGATGCTCTGGTGAACCTGATGCCTCTGGTGCTGGGTCTTCACGAGCAGCTGAAGACAGCGGTGCAGGGCGGGGACATGGAAACCTCACACGGTATCTGTCGCATCGCTGTTGCTATGGGAGAAACACACTCCAGGTGCACACTCGTTCAACCTCTCCTCCAAAGAATGGcttcagtcatttttatttcataacgTGTGGATCCTTGTGTTTGCGTTTGATCAGGGTTTTGTTGGAACAGGTGGATCATTGGCAGGAGTATTTGGCTTTGGTCAACATGATCCTGTACTGTACTGGCATTCCTGGTCATTACCCAGTCAGTGAGACCACCAGCTCGCTCACACTTACCTTCTGGTACACTCTGCAGGTACGAAACAGGGGCTTctacaaaatgagacacattttGTACAGTAGTTTCAATTTCCACTTTTTACAAATTTTTACATatatctttttttgtctgaagtgttttaaaggaatacttcaccgatttgcatttagctttgtattactagaatatgggaagtttttttaaaaacaattgtgcttcccaacctcagtttcccctgagttgagaaatgttttcattcttttctttgttacgtgcccaccagtgacacttggtcctgtaaGCGTCACTTTCAGCAAAGATGGAAATAAGGTCCCgtcccccctacgagtgggtctaaaaagtgcggaattagcgttgcagtttcaagtctcggaccaagtgtcactggtgggcatgtagcaactaaaaaaaagaatgaagatatttcttgactgaggggaaactgaggttgggaagcacactttttcaaaaatactacccctcttctagtaatacaaagctaaacaaagtattcctttaagtttttttttgtacttttcatAGAGGTTTGATTCTCTTGTTTTAATTCTTGGACGTTCAGGATGACATCCTGTCTTTTGACGAGGAGAAACAGGCAGTTTACCTGCAGATTTACAGGCCGATTTACTTCCAACTGGTGGACGTGCTGCTGCATAAATCCCACTATCCATCGCAGGAGGAGTTCACTTCCTGGTCCTCTGACGACAAGGAGCAGTTCAGAATTTACAGGTAAGAAGCCCTAAAATTTGGACTGTACAGTGCTTAATCACGAGATTGAAAGACTGAGTTTGAGTGGAAGGAAATTCAATATTGTTGTGCGACACATAGAAGCactttccaaaaatattccTTTGGAGAAAATAGTTGCTGAAGATTGAGCTTTTAAAGGTTCTAACGGGTGCTTGcattttgatgtgttttcaaggtttgaatttgtgtgtgtgaagttctTGAAAAATTGAATTGTGACTGTATTTTTTAGCTGGAGAAGGAATAAAATCAGTCAGAGAGtctaaatgaatgtgtgtgtgactgtggccACTAAGATATAAGACAATCTCATATAATGTGATGAAATTGAAATGTTAatttgtacagtatgtgtgagaaTATGTACTGgaaaagcatgaaaacaaacactgaaattgCTTAAACAAATGCTtaaacctttgaccttttgttCCTTGGCTGTTTTGCTTTATAGGGTGGACATCTCGGACACTCTGATGTACGTGTATGAAATGTTGGGGGCGGAGCTGCTCAGCAACCTCTACGACAGATTGGGCAGACACCTCATGGACCCCCAACAGTCGACAGTATGGCAGGTGATccgacatctttttttttttggggtgttttttgagtgtttattcctcctcttccgATCTGACGTCACATCAACTTCATCTGTAGGACACAGAGGCCTTGTTATTTGGCTTCCAGTCCATAGCTGAGACCATAGACGTGAACTACTCTGACGTTATCCCCGGTCTCATTGGTCTTATTCCCACAATCAACATCAGCAACGTTATGCTGGCCGACACTGTCATGTACACCATAGGTACACGCGCAcagttttctttctccttctcaaCTTTACCTTTACAATTAATGTCCGTGTCCATTTACTGTGTTTGTCGTCGTTGCCCAGGGTCCCTGGCCGAGTGGCTGGCCGATCACCCAGTCATGCTGGGTGGCATATTACCCATGGTGCTCCAGGGTCTTTTGAAGGCGGAGCTGTCCGTGTCTTGTGTGTCGACACTTAAGCGGATCTGCAGGGAATGTAAACACGACCTCGGCCCCTTTGCTCAGGACATCCTGTCTGTGTCACAGGTCAGACACTCACATGTCACTTCACCCACATGTACATAAACTTCCTTGTGTGTATGATGGAGACTTACAGTGTATTTTGTATGCAGGATGTCCTGGTTAAAGAAATCCATAAGGTGAGTGAACTGCCTTTAAAGGggatatatgtaaaaaaaaatatgtatacaaGTGAGGGATATATGAAGGCATCTGTGCacaagaaaggaagaaagaaagaaagaaagaaagaaagcaatcacaaagaagaagaatctaGGATGCAGatagatgaaaaatgaaaaatacatgtttacGCTGTTACACACCCATACTGATACACATACTAACACTGAACCTATTTGGTTCATTTCCACGTGTCAGTAACAGGCTGAgtttgaaagtgtgtctgctccaagcagcaacagcaggggATAATTATCACGTTATGAGAAGGCGACAATAACGAGCTGGAGAAACgttatatatactataaatatCCACCATCAACGTGAAAGAGCTTCAGCTTTCTCTCAGCGGTCTAAATTTATTTGAGTGCATTTCTCACATATTGCCTCTTTAACACTTACGACTTCCACGTTGCTCTGTGAACATGAATGTATTAAACACTTCTGTGGAGACACTGTGTATTAtgtggcactgtgtgtgtgtgtgtgtgtgtgcagagcagcCAGTGCATGTGGCTGATGCAGGCTCTGGGTTTCCTGCTGTCTGCTTTACCTCTAGACGAGATCCTGGGACGACTTCACTCTCTCATCACTCCTCACATCCAGCAGCTGGAGACACTGGCCCAACATGAGGTACTGTATATGAGGAGAAGTGAATGAAAGCCTAATAataagaaccaaaaaaaaagcaaattgtACCATATACGACATAATATGCTTGTAATCGTGAAAGAAAATATTAGTTTTGTGTTataattttgtattttaaaatgtattatatctCTCTGATAGTGTGCTTAAAATGTTCAgtattcatactgtatatatacatagtatatatacaacatatatatatatagagaccACCACCCAAAACTACAGCTGTCCTAAatgatcaaaatcatttttatgtctctgtaatagttaatacaccagtatgtagatgctctttaaccaaaatatttttaatgctaaaatataataattattattgttaaaaatagaaaagagcattattatttcttgattatgATGTCAAATGAAGTTATTTACGTCCATTCCTGAACAGATAAATTACTTTTAGTGGTCGAATGTTATACGTTGTTAATTAACCTATTAAAACTAGTTAAAGTCAGAAatgtggtctaatacatttgttaagcactgtttCATTAACaggaattattattgtttaaatagTAAAAAGTCAAGATTAgagtttggggaaaaaaataaaatatcagtgatgacagaaaacaaacctCATAGCTGCCATCACACTTTGGTTCACATGTCAATGGAACAAATCGGTCAACACATAGAATTTTATTCAGTACATGTTATGGAAAAGATGGAAAATCATGTGACTTAGTTACAATGATTTtccattatattattatacacgCTACAGGAGAACACTTTGTTTGCTGTCGCTACGAGGCTTCATATCAAACCCagcctctttgtctctctctctctctctctctctctctacagccTAATCCTACTAATAAACAGCCTATTGTCCACATCCTGGGGATGTTATCGAGTCTTTTTACCAGTCTGGACATCAACAGGCAAACAGAAGACTTTGACGGAGCAGCTGCTCCCAGATTCACACCCTCACAGTCCATGGAAAACCCAGTAAGTTcagcaaataacaacaaaacccTAAAGACAGGAGCACCACCAGCGACACTGTCGTATCTCAGCCGCTGTATTTTGGTGCTGGAACATAAAATAATCACTAGTACAAACATTTATACTGTAGAACTTTCCAGCAGGTGAAACTATTGCTctctgtatattattatatgtgaTAGAATAATAGTGCAGTTTATCATCAAAGCACTGAAAAAGTTTGTTTAACCTTTATTTCATAAAAGGACggatttttaatgacattttctgtgaaTGGAAGTTATTGTAACATTTTGGCATTTAAACTCCACCCAGTTCATCATCAAATTTGATTCTTTAGGTTGTGGTCGTGCTGCAACAGCTGTTCACTCTGATCCAGACCATCCTCAGCAAGTGGCTCGATGACTCTGAAGTCGTAGAGGTcggtgttttttgttattttttttgctgtttgtgtatataACTGTAACTGTATAGGTGTACtgacactcactcagtcactcactcagtcacagcTGTCCATGTTTCTTACCTCCAGGCAGTGTGTGGGGTCTTTGATAAATCAGTTCGAACCCTCCTCCATGATTTTGGGCCCATGGTGGCTCAGCTGAGTGAGATGCTGGGCCAGATCTATAGCGCCTTCCCACAAGCCTCTGCTCTGGACCTGACACGACAGGTGCGCCTCCGCAGGTCACGGCCAGAACAAAAACCtttatccctccctccctccctccctctgcagtGAAAGCTCTTCACACACTTTCTCTGTTTCAGATGGTTCACATATTTGCCGGCGACGAGCATCACATCTTTTACATCCAAAGCCTCAGTGAAGTGTTGACTTCAGCGACGCTTACTATATTTCAACAAGGTAAtgcaaagaaatgtgtttttcattataCATAATTCTTCTGTCCTGCTCATCGTActatcatttcttttctttttttttgcacaggtCCACGGGATCATCCTGATATCGCTGAGTCATTTATGCACCTTCATGCTCAGGTTGGTCATGATCCCATTTATGCTCGTCTGTGTCATTTGAAATCTTTTCCTACGTCTCTGTTCTTGACCATTAGATTCTTAAAAGGAAGCCCGATTTGTACCTGTCTAACCAGCTGGATAAAAAAGCACTGTTTTACTGTGGTGAGTATCATTACTGTGGCATTCTAATAGACTTAGGTCAGTTTTGTATAGCTGTGTAGCTAAACTGAATTTACCCAAGGACCCGTTGACAGTATATTTTTGTATACAGTACtagtttaatttttaaaaattgtgGAAAAACTAATGATAATGAATGTGCATGATTTCAGGTGTATGACGAGGTCAGATTCAGTTTCTAACAAACAAGAAAAGCGGGTGAATGCTTTGGACTCGTTCCATTTATGTTACATTggtttattattacattatatactGAACGTGAGCTGCATATTGTGTTGTTCTACACAGTGACAGagataaaaaaatcacatcttATGACCAATTAATGCAGGAAATCAAGTAACCAAGTTGTTTTTATGACTGTTTTTCATTACTAAACTAATGAATGTTATGATGTTTCCTCCAGGAATTCTGTCACTCAAGTTTCCAGAGACGCCCACAGTCAAAGCTGCCAGTCTGTTCTTTGTAAGTCAAACCAGGACTGTCTTTGGATTTATTTGACACTTGTTTTGATCAGTGAGTCTGGTCATAAACACTGTTATTATTTGTGTCCTCTCCCTGC encodes:
- the LOC131472315 gene encoding importin-13-like isoform X3, encoding MEPPLPPPPPPPPSASPPGELELTVENVESALYQLYFDPDMERKNLAQKWLTQAQGSAQAWQFCWALLSPDKLPEVQFFGASTLHTKISRHWSDLPTDQHESLRTQLLSHILHFSSGPKMVLTRLCVSLASMALNLIPQAWSRPVADMVRAFQPQKPASEGGSDADPSPDPHTHCLALLELLSVLPEEFQSSRLAQARRSQLREALTAEWTVVCPMLRQLLQSQDSSDQVKDKVLRCLSSWVGLDVPLGESHELVQDCFMALSNPELFDTAVETIVNAISQPDCQRYVDALVNLMPLVLGLHEQLKTAVQGGDMETSHGICRIAVAMGETHSRVLLEQVDHWQEYLALVNMILYCTGIPGHYPVSETTSSLTLTFWYTLQDDILSFDEEKQAVYLQIYRPIYFQLVDVLLHKSHYPSQEEFTSWSSDDKEQFRIYRVDISDTLMYVYEMLGAELLSNLYDRLGRHLMDPQQSTVWQDTEALLFGFQSIAETIDVNYSDVIPGLIGLIPTINISNVMLADTVMYTIGSLAEWLADHPVMLGGILPMVLQGLLKAELSVSCVSTLKRICRECKHDLGPFAQDILSVSQDVLVKEIHKSSQCMWLMQALGFLLSALPLDEILGRLHSLITPHIQQLETLAQHEPNPTNKQPIVHILGMLSSLFTSLDINRQTEDFDGAAAPRFTPSQSMENPVVVVLQQLFTLIQTILSKWLDDSEVVEAVCGVFDKSVRTLLHDFGPMVAQLSEMLGQIYSAFPQASALDLTRQMVHIFAGDEHHIFYIQSLSEVLTSATLTIFQQGPRDHPDIAESFMHLHAQILKRKPDLYLSNQLDKKALFYCGILSLKFPETPTVKAASLFFTELLPRCKDMPALGEVLQRDGKLLTETILQAVGGSSPRSLTEHFSEVLLSLNRHCPALLSQWLKETLQTPGFPSAQVSAEQKHTFTQQLLREQNNKRHVKEVVKEFSLLCRGLQGSGYSDY
- the LOC131472315 gene encoding importin-13-like isoform X2 is translated as MLLAVSANPEAAGETSMEPPLPPPPPPPPSASPPGELELTVENVESALYQLYFDPDMERKNLAQKWLTQAQGSAQAWQFCWALLSPDKLPEVQFFGASTLHTKISRHWSDLPTDQHESLRTQLLSHILHFSSGPKMVLTRLCVSLASMALNLIPQAWSRPVADMVRAFQPQKPASEGGSDADPSPDPHTHCLALLELLSVLPEEFQSSRLAQARRSQLREALTAEWTVVCPMLRQLLQSQDSSDQVKDKVLRCLSSWVGLDVPLGESHELVQDCFMALSNPELFDTAVETIVNAISQPDCQRYVDALVNLMPLVLGLHEQLKTAVQGGDMETSHGICRIAVAMGETHSRVLLEQVDHWQEYLALVNMILYCTGIPGHYPVSETTSSLTLTFWYTLQDDILSFDEEKQAVYLQIYRPIYFQLVDVLLHKSHYPSQEEFTSWSSDDKEQFRIYRVDISDTLMYVYEMLGAELLSNLYDRLGRHLMDPQQSTVWQDTEALLFGFQSIAETIDVNYSDVIPGLIGLIPTINISNVMLADTVMYTIGSLAEWLADHPVMLGGILPMVLQGLLKAELSVSCVSTLKRICRECKHDLGPFAQDILSVSQDVLVKEIHKSSQCMWLMQALGFLLSALPLDEILGRLHSLITPHIQQLETLAQHEPNPTNKQPIVHILGMLSSLFTSLDINRQTEDFDGAAAPRFTPSQSMENPVVVVLQQLFTLIQTILSKWLDDSEVVEAVCGVFDKSVRTLLHDFGPMVAQLSEMLGQIYSAFPQASALDLTRQMVHIFAGDEHHIFYIQSLSEVLTSATLTIFQQGPRDHPDIAESFMHLHAQILKRKPDLYLSNQLDKKALFYCGILSLKFPETPTVKAASLFFTELLPRCKDMPALGEVLQRDGKLLTETILQAVGGSSPRSLTEHFSEVLLSLNRHCPALLSQWLKETLQTPGFPSAQVSAEQKHTFTQQLLREQNNKRHVKEVVKEFSLLCRGLQGSGYSDY
- the LOC131472315 gene encoding importin-13-like isoform X1 — its product is MTRCVLCQRRALLDTLERRTANARRSDYFILTDQVLISKKANPEAAGETSMEPPLPPPPPPPPSASPPGELELTVENVESALYQLYFDPDMERKNLAQKWLTQAQGSAQAWQFCWALLSPDKLPEVQFFGASTLHTKISRHWSDLPTDQHESLRTQLLSHILHFSSGPKMVLTRLCVSLASMALNLIPQAWSRPVADMVRAFQPQKPASEGGSDADPSPDPHTHCLALLELLSVLPEEFQSSRLAQARRSQLREALTAEWTVVCPMLRQLLQSQDSSDQVKDKVLRCLSSWVGLDVPLGESHELVQDCFMALSNPELFDTAVETIVNAISQPDCQRYVDALVNLMPLVLGLHEQLKTAVQGGDMETSHGICRIAVAMGETHSRVLLEQVDHWQEYLALVNMILYCTGIPGHYPVSETTSSLTLTFWYTLQDDILSFDEEKQAVYLQIYRPIYFQLVDVLLHKSHYPSQEEFTSWSSDDKEQFRIYRVDISDTLMYVYEMLGAELLSNLYDRLGRHLMDPQQSTVWQDTEALLFGFQSIAETIDVNYSDVIPGLIGLIPTINISNVMLADTVMYTIGSLAEWLADHPVMLGGILPMVLQGLLKAELSVSCVSTLKRICRECKHDLGPFAQDILSVSQDVLVKEIHKSSQCMWLMQALGFLLSALPLDEILGRLHSLITPHIQQLETLAQHEPNPTNKQPIVHILGMLSSLFTSLDINRQTEDFDGAAAPRFTPSQSMENPVVVVLQQLFTLIQTILSKWLDDSEVVEAVCGVFDKSVRTLLHDFGPMVAQLSEMLGQIYSAFPQASALDLTRQMVHIFAGDEHHIFYIQSLSEVLTSATLTIFQQGPRDHPDIAESFMHLHAQILKRKPDLYLSNQLDKKALFYCGILSLKFPETPTVKAASLFFTELLPRCKDMPALGEVLQRDGKLLTETILQAVGGSSPRSLTEHFSEVLLSLNRHCPALLSQWLKETLQTPGFPSAQVSAEQKHTFTQQLLREQNNKRHVKEVVKEFSLLCRGLQGSGYSDY